GTCCTAACGCAAAGACTCTTATAAGTCAAGCGTGCGAAACATGGGGCGTGTTCCAAGTTGTTAACCATGGGGTACCCTTTGAGTTGGTCAAAAAGGTTGAGTCTGAGTCACGAAGGCTTTTTGCTCTTACGACTCAGGAAAAGTGCAAGGTTTTGAGATCAGTCGATGGAGCCACGGGATATGGTTCGCCTAAGCTATCACCGTTCTTTGATAAGCGTATGTGGCATGAAGGGTTCACCATCATGGGTTCTTGTGTTGATGATGCCAAGGTTCTTTGGCCACATGAATACCAAAGATTTTGGTAAGTTTTAATTCTTGTAAAATTTCTCAAATACATGTAAATTATAATTACATTCTtaacaaaataatattttcggGCTTTAGCCAACGGTTTACATGCAAATTCATGCATGTGACGTATGGGTCATAAGACTTGCAATATAGTCAATCGGTGCCATAAATTACAAATACATTCATTAATTATCATGTTTTTTAATAGTTTAAAACTCTCTTGTAATAtgcaataaataaataatatatatatatactagttaaatactgtaaattataaatGTTATAGAAAACAGCTATCACAAATCGAAGTTTATGATTGGAAAGTTTTTATCGTAAAACTTGTTTTCGAAAAATATACGCCGTTGCTAGTTTTATGATCTATTTCAAACGATTGTAAAAATGGGCCGTTAAGTTttgtaaaatataaataaattagaCTTAaataggttgaaagttttgttaaaGAATGTAAAACATGCAAATCGGTCGTCTTTAATCATTTTTAAATATTGAAAAGGAATTAAACGAAAACTAAAATTAATAGAGTGTTGGATATAAAAATTAAACATATAAGTATTTAATTTGTTCATTTCTATAAATAAACTAATGACgttgtttttgaattttggatataAATTGAAAAGGATTTAACAAAAATCGATTGTATTTGAATACATTCTTTTAACACATTGAGTATAGTCAATAAATTTATATTTCACATTTGATATATTAATCAGGTTTGTTAAAACACCAATATGGTCATTTATGTCGTATgtgatttgtttatttttatcgTATGTTAACAAGTATATAATATCAGTCATTTATGTCGTATgcgatttatttatttttatcatgCATGTGTTAACAAGCATATAATATCAACATTATCAAAACAATGATGTAATACAGAATATTGCATTACATATTATATTACCCTTGGTTTACTTGTatttttttacatatttactaataCTATGTTTTTGTGATTCCTTGATAAATATTATTGTAGTGACACAATGGATGCTTACCAAAACCAAATGAAACTACTTATCCACAACCTCTTGCTCATGATCGTTGAACCATTAGATGTCACACAAGAAGAAATGAATTGGGCTATTTCAGCTCATGACTCCCAAAGTGTACTTCAACTTAACTCGTACCCGTCTTGCCCAAACCCTAGCCAAGCGGTTGGTCTTGCATCACACACTGACTCACTTCTTCTAACCATCCTCAACCAATGTGGCATTGATGGGTTAGAGATTTTTGTTGAAGGGTTAGGGTGGAGACGGGTGCCATCCGTTGAGGGTGCATTTGTGGTGAATGTAGGTGATCTATTGCATATATTCTCTAATGCAAAGTTTCCGGCTGTAACTCATCGAGCCATGGTGAATCAATCAGAGCATCGTATATCGGTTGCTTACTTTCATGGACCTTCAGCTGAGTCCAGAGTGGCTCCTTCATCTAAGTTTCAGAAGCCTTGTTTTAAATCTTTGCTTGTGAAAGAGTACTTAAGCTTAAAATATAAGCACTTTTTTGAGGCCCTGTCGTTGATTCGAGCATAAGTGCCTTGTTTCGCTCGTAGGATTTCAATATCTTTTTTTATGTTAAACCCGAAGTTAGTTTTGTAATAATTTGCTATGAAATGAAACAGAAAATGTTGCTAGAGAAataattgttttattttaaatttagatTTAGTTGATTATATTTAAAACATGAAGAATTTGAGTGTCCCTGGTTAATTTATCTATTTTTTAATGTGTGAACAATTTGTTTGTACTTTTGTATGTGCAAGTATAATAAACGCGGAGAAGAGCATAAAAAGGCATGAccgtatttttttataaatatacttgGATACTTGGATATGGCTCCGTGTGTTACACGGATTGATTAATGAAAACGATATAAATTATTATTTGTAAATACTTATTATTTTTAATCTACTCTTGATTGTTACATGATAAATTCATAAGTTGTCATTAATAACATTGAATTGCATGGGACAAACCTCTAGTAACATTGAATTTCATGGGATAAACCtcctaaaattataaaataaaaaacaaagtcatCAAAATTCACACAAACAAAACTCGGGAAACATtgagttaaaaaaataaatattggattttaataatctaacTATTCATCGTTGGTCGCTAACAGTTGcaatttcaaaaataaccaccggttgTCCCAActctgactaacagaaccctttTTTACCacttaaaaaatacaaaataacatGAAAAGTGAGTCCGTTCGACGTTAAGCTTATTTTACTAATAATTAGCGTCAAATATTTAATGTTTTTTATACTTGCAACTTTTATGTTATTATTAAATATAAACATTAAATTTAAATTCAAAATTATGAATATCAAATGATTTagaatatttttattaatatttttactAAATTAGCTTTAATAAGTCAATTccaattaatttttttattttttgttactTAATGTATTTGTTTTAATATTATGATCATAAATTACATTGTCCTTAATCTATtttcttatatatattttatttataatacaTCAAATCATTTAATTAAGATTTCAATAATTTTTATTTCTGACAACCAATTTTTTAGGGATTTGATTTTTCATACCTTGtcaatatatattaattattagtCAATTAATAAACATCATAGGCAACAGTTGTTAGAACTGCTGAAACTTATGAGAAAATTGATGATGTAGTTTCTCTAATTGATCTATCAAATGCTTTCATGTGTATAATATGTAAACATCACACATTTTGATCATACACGAcacaaaatatatttataaatttaaaaagtgtctcaaaaatatcgttttataacTAACTACTTGATTTTTTATTCAACCTATTTGAATCACATCGTTATCGTTATAACCTTATATATAATAATCAAGCACAACCGTGCTTttaatgttttaagaaaatttaacGAATGTGAGTTAGATAAGGAAAGTCAAATTGAATATAAACTTGAAGATTAAATGCATGGTGGTGTTTTTAATGTTATAAGGGTGAACGGGGCGCCCTCGGGGTGGCGTGCGGTGAGTGAGTTCACCGCTCGGGAACACCGTCGCCGACCCCTCGGGGACGCTAAGCGGGGACAGGTCTGTGACATTGATTCACCGCACAACTTttcaaactttttgattttttgaacGTTTGGCAACGACTATTCCTTAAAAAAAATCCAATtttaacctataaataccccattaaatctaattttttaccaCACAAATTTTCAATCTTATTCCTCTAAAATTCTTTCAAATACAACACAAAGCcaaaccgagcaatggagaaACAACCCCGtgcaatttctaaaatttttatgtaGTTTtgcgatgtaatttttattttattaaatgaaatgtaattttttattttatgtaaattatgttttactttttataaaaatattttgttaattaaaaaaataaaaaaacaagtcccacaagagaggagtgccgccatcaaattgtgGGTGTGGAGGGAGTTAAGTGGGGAGTTAACGTGGCATCTGCTGATTGGCTGTGGGTAAGAGAGATTACTCCCCACTTAGAGGAGTGCCCTTACACCCTAAAAAAATTTAACCAATGTGAGTTATATAATGAAAGTCAAATTAAATACAAATCTAAAGGTTAAATGTATGGTGAGATGCTGAATTGAAGTGTCCAGAAAAACTAAACTaataaattaatttaaattcCTGATCTGATAAAGGTTAAATGTATGGTGAGATACTGAATTAAACACAAGAAAAACTAAACTaataaattaatttaaattcCGTAATAATAGATTTTAGTAATCCTAACTATTAACTGTTGGCCGACAACGgtctcaacttcaaaaataaccagtggtggtcccaccttttcacatattgtaaatcAAAGGACCTTTAGTAACAgaaccttaatttctttttgtcctcttttcattttctttcagtaAAGGTACATTGGTTTACAATAGGTAAAAAGGTGGGATTATGATGTGTGGTAAAGTACATATATTTGTCCTATGTAAAgtgtataatttttgtatagtttttattttttttagtttttagtgttgtattatattattttgtgttttgccaGATCCTGATGCAAATGAAGAGAAAACGAGTAATAAGGAAATAACCAGTTAAACGCCAGTGACCGAATTAAAATTGCCGCTATTTTCTTTGATTGTGCCAAGACCACTATCTCTATTTTATAAGTTAGAAAACGatttcatattattattattgttgggCCGGTATCCATACGAGCCCATATTGGGACTTCTAATACAATAGGATATTAAAGAttagttggtttttttttttttttttttttttttttttttttttttttttttttttaagaatgaTTAGTTGGCTGTATCACTGTATGGCAATAATTTTGGACGGTGGAGAAGGAAAAAAAAGATACACAGAACACATGCGACGAAGAAGGCTACTAtgtatattattaatattattttaagaGGGAGATCGAACAGAGGGGCTGCATATATTTATTGTTGGTGGACGaactaaaagaaaaaaacaagCTGCTACATTGTTGTTTTTGGGGGGCGACAACTTGGGGGagaataatatatatttttggaGAGGCGGCCAAGtgtgaaaaaaaagaaaacagGGTATTATATTGTTGGTGGacgaattaaaagaaaaaaaagagctGCCACATTGTTGTTTTTGGGGGCTACAACTTGGGGGAGCATGATATATATTTTTGGAGAGGCGGCCAAGtgtgaaaaaaaaacaaaatatatatatattttttttgaaaagtaaacttcATTAGAAAACACACCTCTGATCTAAACAGGCAAAAGGCCAAACAATAAAATAACACCCCCGACTCAAACGGGCAAAGGGCCAccaattacaacatatacaacgGGTATTTACACCAATCCCCCTACTAATATATTTACATGAGGTTCTATAATTGGTATTATATATTGTTGAAGAGCTAACAATGGGGTGGTGGTCTATTGACAAAGACAAAAGCCTTTAAACACTTTGGAAGCGGGAGGTCTTAGGTTCAAGTCCCATAAACAGTAGGGAATAAGAAATTTGCCATTCAAAAGAAAATATTGTTTAAGCTACTATTCGCACAGGTCGGAAGATACGAATGATTATTGGCTGAGAATAAAAAGATGAATATAACAAAAAAGTAGAAGatcaagaaaaagaaaaagaattggTTCGATATTCAAAGTCGTGATTTAAGATTCGGGTTTGGTTTgcaatttattattttttggttttgttaGACTTTGTGTTTTATAAACTATTAAATATGATTTGCTTATCGTATGAGACTTGTTTCTTTTTAGTGGTTATGTTTCTTGGCTAGTTATTTATACTGCCTAGGTTATGATgaacaccatgtttgactaattaTTTTTTATTCGGTCTTGGATATTATTTGTGGATTTAATAATTAAAGTAAAGACTTAGTTTTTATGGTTTGATGTGTATGCATATTTAATCTAGTTCATTGAATGTAATTCACTTCATATGTTTCTTGTTGAATGTCTTTCAATTATACGTTCATGATAGATCAACTACTTTTTGTTTTTGATTAGTTTATGGTTGACTAGCCAAGATACCATAGGAATGATTTTCATAATTTGAATAGGGTTAAGTGTTTTACCAATCTCAATAGTTGTGAGGTGAGAGATTGTCGGTTTGTCTTTAGTGTTAGATTGCTAGGGTTAGATACTTTGTGAGAAGATCCCCATAGTTTCCCTTTCACTATTTGCCTAACGAGTTTGATCAGGAATCCATAGTTACCCTTGACTTTTGTGTTgtgaggtagattgttgaataaGGGTACTTTATTATTACAGTTGGAGATATcgtaaggctggagggtgtggtataaagcccctaggggctttatcacgccacgtCAGATCCACCTAGGCCCCACGTCATATGGAGGGCTTTAAAGTCACTCCCTAACTTGCATGTAATGGTTTAAAGTCCCcatcatcattacctaattatttttttatttaaatttaaacattacttaattttgatatattaatttaaaactcataatttaaataaaaaatacaatgccataatttaaa
The sequence above is drawn from the Helianthus annuus cultivar XRQ/B chromosome 12, HanXRQr2.0-SUNRISE, whole genome shotgun sequence genome and encodes:
- the LOC110896349 gene encoding gibberellin 3-beta-dioxygenase 1 — protein: MTTLSENDLLTDDHITPIDFESIDGFPESHSWPQFDESLNKIQTHDLKDSLIPVIDLASPNAKTLISQACETWGVFQVVNHGVPFELVKKVESESRRLFALTTQEKCKVLRSVDGATGYGSPKLSPFFDKRMWHEGFTIMGSCVDDAKVLWPHEYQRFCDTMDAYQNQMKLLIHNLLLMIVEPLDVTQEEMNWAISAHDSQSVLQLNSYPSCPNPSQAVGLASHTDSLLLTILNQCGIDGLEIFVEGLGWRRVPSVEGAFVVNVGDLLHIFSNAKFPAVTHRAMVNQSEHRISVAYFHGPSAESRVAPSSKFQKPCFKSLLVKEYLSLKYKHFFEALSLIRA